A region of the Candidatus Woesearchaeota archaeon genome:
GGATATGGAACTTTCGTCTATTGAATAGTCAGGAGCCCGGAATACTTTCGGCTTTTTCCCTATTATTTTTTTTATTGCATCCTCCCCCTTTTTTATTTCATTCTCTTTCTCAACATAATTTAGTGAGGAAAAGTTAATATGAGAGAATGAATGATTGCCAATATCATATTTTTTTAGCATCCTGTGCTCTTTAGGAAAATCCAGAGCATTTCTTCCCACCACAAAAAAAGTTGGCTTTATCCCAAGATTATTAAAAAATTCAAGTGCGTTTGGGAGCCCATTCTGCAGGAAAATGTCTTTTCGCATCTTATCTTTCTGTAAAAATGCCCGTTCTCCGTCCAAATCAACTGAAAGCAGGATTGCCTTTTTTTCATCATTCATTTTTTCCGCCAATCAGAATTTTAAAAAACGAGATTATGTCGTCTAATAAAGTTTTTTCAGTTATGGAAGATTTGATAAGATAAAAAATCTGCCTTGGCCTGAGATAGAATCTCAGATAAAAAGTTTTGTAAAACGCTTTTAACTCTCTTTCAGAGAGCCCTTCTGGTATGAAAGTTATTTTGTGCAGAGAGGAAAAATCTTCGAAGTTCTGCGCAAGAAGCCTGCCTTTTTTACTGCATTTAGCAAAGGCAGGTGTATTAGGAAGAGGAGTAAAGAAAGATGTCTCTACGTAAGTAAGCCCCAATGAACATGCGAAGTTTATTGTGCGCTTTATATCCTCCTTTGTTTCTCCAGGAAAGCCAATCATAAAATAACCCGTTGTTTTTATCCCAGAGTGTCTTATTGCATTAATACTCGTAATTATTTGTTTGATGCTTTCTTGTTTGTTAATAATCTTGAGAATCCTTTCTGAACCACTTTCTATTCCCACGCCGATTAAGTGGCAGCCTGCTTTTTTCATTAAAGAAAGTGTTTCCTTATCAATATGATCAAGTCTCACTCCAATAGCATCCCAACTCATTTGAAGATTTTTTTCGATAATGATGCGACAAAGGCGGATTGTATGTTCTTTGACTAAAGCAAATTCATCATCTACAAAAAACGCTTTATTAAAACCTAAACGCTTTATAAGAGAAAGTTCTTCAGCTATAAACTTAGGACTTTTTGTTCTATAAGAGTTTCCACTAACGCCATGATCACAAAAAGTACATGAATATGGGCAGCCTCTGCTTCCTTCTAGGCTAAGGCAAGTGTTATTATGAGAGTATTTTGACATGTCAAAAACACTCCAATCTGGAAATGGTGAGAATTCAAGCTTTTCGCTATGGGCTGCAGCCGTTGAAATGATATTGTGCTTATCAGAGAATACTATTCCTTCTACATTTTTAAGGTTCTTGTGTTGAAGTATCTCACGAAAAGCAGTTTCTCCTTCACCCACTACAATGATATCCGGCTTGAGTTCTTTAAATGAGCGGATTGAAAATCCAGAAACGTGAGGCCCTCCCAGAATTATTTTCGCATGAGAATGCTTACGCACAACATGTATAAGGCTCTTAATAGTTTGATATTGATTTATTGTAAATGTCATTCCCACAATGTGCGGTTTGAATTCAGAAAGGCAGGATAGAAACTCGCTTTCTGATGAAACGCTCAAGTCAACAGCCTTAACATTATATCCTTCCTTCTCTGAAATTGAGGCAAGCATTGCAATAGCAAGAGTGGGAGCAGCATTTACTTTATATCTGACTAAACTTCCGGAATATGCTGCGAAGATGTTAGGGCTCATTAGAAGAACTCGCTTTTTTTTATCAGTCATTTTTCTGTATTGCCTTCCAAAGTTTTCCTTCGCGCTCTCTCCAAAATCTGATGTTTTGCCTTATGAAAAGTGATGCATATCCCGGATGCATAACAAGCTTTTTCATTCTTGAAAGCACATAATTAAGGTTAAGGTAATACTCACGGTATAAATTTCCTATCCTTTCAGAGGTTACTGCATTCTTAAAATCAGAATGAGCGCCTTTTCCCTGAACTTTCGAGCCAGGCATTTTTATATATTGGTTAAGAGAGATGAAATCCGGCTTTGTTTCCATTATGAATTTTCTTGTCTTTGAAATATCAGATTCATTCTCTCCAGGATACCCCATTATGAAAAAGGCAACAGTTTCAATTCCTAACCTGTCACAGGCAGAAAGCGTCTCCTTTGCCGCAGGAAGGTTTAGGCGTTTATTCATTAAGGAGAGCATTCTTTCCGAGCCTGATTCAATCCCGAACTGGATTTGATAGCATCCTGCTTCTTTCATTCTCTTAAGCAAATCATAATCAACTGAGTCGGGGCGCGAGAGGCACCTAAAACTAATTTTCTTGGTTTTCAGGTAATCGCATATTTTTTCGCACCGTTTCCTGTCAGCTGTGAAATTGTCATCCCAAAAGAGTATGTCATCATATTCACTGCACAAAGTGTTTATCTCTGAAAATATCCTTTTCAGGCTCTTTTCAGAATAAGTTCTCCTGCTGTTTGCAGAGCAGAAATTGCATGAGAAAGGGCAGCCGAGGCTTGTTACCATCGCAGCAATCCTTTTTCCTTTTGCAAGTATGTCATAATAGCCGGAAGGCAAAAGATTATACCTTGGAGAAGGTAGCGAGTCAATGCTTCCAAGGGAAGCGCTTTTATTCTTTATCAGTTTTCCTCCTTTTTTGAAGCATATGTTTTCAATGCCTGAAAAGTTCGAAGAAGAAATGTTTTTTTCTGATATTTTTGAAAGCTCAGGTGTGATATTTTGAATGATAAATCCTATTGAACTCTCTTTTTTCATTATCTCCTCAGGAAAAGAGGAGGGGGTTATTCCGCAGAGCCCAACTGCATTTTTTTTGGTTTTTATTCTCCTGCACAGGGAAAGGTCTTCGTCTATGCTCGAAAGCCCTGCGCTCACAATCACGCAGTCAAAACTCCTGATGTAAGAGATGCTTTTTTCCTGAACTGAGAGATCTGCTATCTCCACATCAAAGTTCTTAGAAAGCACTGCTGCAAGGTATGCAAGCCCTATCGGGGGAAGGATGTAAGGCGCCTTTTTCGAAGCACCCCCGCAGCGCAGAAACAATGGGTCCCTGAATTCAAATTCCGCGCTTTTAGGGTTTAGAAGCAATATTCTCATTTACAATCACGCCTGCGATAAAATCAAGTTAGAAAATAACAAAAGAGGTTATAAAATTATCGGAGAACTGAAAAATCTTAATCTCTTTGCCTCACTTCTTTTTTCTTCTAATTTCCTCAACAAATTTTCTCAGCAGATGGATTTCATAGGCACCCCAAAGGCATGCAAATGCAATCGGAAGCTGCGTTATTAAAATAGATATGTATGTTTCCATCATAATCACTCCATGTATTTTTCTAATATTCTCTCAGCTTTCTTCCTCAGCCGCCTTGCGCTTAGCGCAAGGTAAAATCCCAGGATAATGTAAGGGATGTGGGTTATTAAAAGGATTTCTGCTGTTTCCATATTGTTCACTTTTTCTTCGGCATTCTAAAAAATATGCGGCAACCGGGATTCGGACCCGGGTTATATCCTTGGCAAGGACATGTCCTACCACTAGACTATTGCCGCGAATGGTGGGCCCGGCCAGATTCGAACTGGCGACATCTGCCGTGTAAAGGCAGCGTTATAACCACTAAACCACGAGCCCGGCTTAAGCAACGCGCCCCGTTTAATTTTTAAAGGTTTTGCTTTTCATATAAAAATGTTTTTGTTTTGATAATTACAGGGATAGCACGCGGATTTTTCAGGCCTGAACTTCACAATACAAAAATTTAAAAGGAAATAAAAAAACATGTCTGGGAATGGAAGACAGGATTCTTGAGCTCTTGACAAAGGATGACAATATCACCTGGCAGGCGCTCATATATGACCTTGTGAAAAGCGAGAATATGGACCCCTGGGACATAGATGTGTCGCTCATCACAAAGAAATACATTGATGCAATAAAAAAGCTTGAGGAGATGAATTTCCGGGTTTCAGGAAAAGTCGTTCTTGCTGCAGCGATACTCCTGAAAATAAAATCGCACCAGCTTATCGGAGAGAATCTTTCAGAGCTGGACAGGCTTTTCGCAAGCGCAGAGGAAAGCACTGAGATGATTGCTGATGACTTCTACAGCGGGCTTGAGAATGAATTCAGGAAAAATCCATTAGAAGAGCGCCCTGAGCTTTTTCCGAAAACGCCACAGCCAAGGAACAGAAAGGTGTCAATGTATGATTTGGTTCTTGCACTGCAGAAGGCTCTTGAGGTGAAGCACAGGCGCGTTATGAGAGAGCCGAGCGGGCGCCTTGACATCCCGGAAAAAAAGATGGACATAGTCACGCTGATAAACAACATCTATGAAAAGTTGAAGGCGCTTATTACCTGGAAGAAAAGCGCTTCAGTCAGGTTCTCCGAGCTTTTGCCCTCTGAAAAAAAGGAGGACAAGGTTTTCACATTCATTCCCCTCCTGCATCTTGCAAACCAGCAGAAGATTGACCTTCTCCAGAAAAGCCATTTCGGCGAGATTGAGGTTGCGCTCTACAGCGCAAAGCTTCATCAGGAGATGGAAAAGGAGTTTGAGGAGGAGCGCGCAAGGCACGAAAAGGAGAGGGCTCCACGGCGCCCCAGAGTTAAAGCGCCTGAGCAGGCTAAAAGCGCAATGTGAACGTTTTTAAAAACAAAAATTTTAAAAACTAACCGCAAATTCTCCAGTTAGAATGCCCCGATAGTGTAGTCCGGCCAATCATCCGGCCCTTTCGAGGCTGGGACATGGGTTCAAAACGAGCCTTTTCCAAGGAAAAGCCTCGATGGAAAAGAGGATTTTGCTAACGCAAAATCAAATTCCGTCGGGCATAAATGGGAAAGCCCGCTGAAAGTCCCATTCGGGGCATTTTATAATTACCGGATAGCGTAAATGGTGGTGATTTTTTGAAGAGAAGTTCCAGAAGATGGAAAAAGAAAAGCCAGATGCGCTGGAAATGGCAGCGAAAGCGAATTAAGAAGGAGAAAAGGAAGAGAAAGCTTAAGGTATAAGTAAAACCAAAGCTTTATAAATAACCCCTATTTCCACGTTTATTACTTATTTTAAATTCACTCTTTCAAAGAAGAGAAAAAAGAAATCCCTGGAACTACTTGCTTCGGGCAGTAGAAGGGTAGAGGAAAAATGGAAAAGCAGAATATTATTGAAGCAATATCCAAAGCAAGGCAGAACTCTAAGAAAAGAAATTTTGTCCAGAGCTTTGACT
Encoded here:
- a CDS encoding radical SAM protein, producing the protein MTDKKKRVLLMSPNIFAAYSGSLVRYKVNAAPTLAIAMLASISEKEGYNVKAVDLSVSSESEFLSCLSEFKPHIVGMTFTINQYQTIKSLIHVVRKHSHAKIILGGPHVSGFSIRSFKELKPDIIVVGEGETAFREILQHKNLKNVEGIVFSDKHNIISTAAAHSEKLEFSPFPDWSVFDMSKYSHNNTCLSLEGSRGCPYSCTFCDHGVSGNSYRTKSPKFIAEELSLIKRLGFNKAFFVDDEFALVKEHTIRLCRIIIEKNLQMSWDAIGVRLDHIDKETLSLMKKAGCHLIGVGIESGSERILKIINKQESIKQIITSINAIRHSGIKTTGYFMIGFPGETKEDIKRTINFACSLGLTYVETSFFTPLPNTPAFAKCSKKGRLLAQNFEDFSSLHKITFIPEGLSERELKAFYKTFYLRFYLRPRQIFYLIKSSITEKTLLDDIISFFKILIGGKNE
- a CDS encoding radical SAM protein; its protein translation is MRILLLNPKSAEFEFRDPLFLRCGGASKKAPYILPPIGLAYLAAVLSKNFDVEIADLSVQEKSISYIRSFDCVIVSAGLSSIDEDLSLCRRIKTKKNAVGLCGITPSSFPEEIMKKESSIGFIIQNITPELSKISEKNISSSNFSGIENICFKKGGKLIKNKSASLGSIDSLPSPRYNLLPSGYYDILAKGKRIAAMVTSLGCPFSCNFCSANSRRTYSEKSLKRIFSEINTLCSEYDDILFWDDNFTADRKRCEKICDYLKTKKISFRCLSRPDSVDYDLLKRMKEAGCYQIQFGIESGSERMLSLMNKRLNLPAAKETLSACDRLGIETVAFFIMGYPGENESDISKTRKFIMETKPDFISLNQYIKMPGSKVQGKGAHSDFKNAVTSERIGNLYREYYLNLNYVLSRMKKLVMHPGYASLFIRQNIRFWREREGKLWKAIQKND
- a CDS encoding ScpA family protein; this encodes MEDRILELLTKDDNITWQALIYDLVKSENMDPWDIDVSLITKKYIDAIKKLEEMNFRVSGKVVLAAAILLKIKSHQLIGENLSELDRLFASAEESTEMIADDFYSGLENEFRKNPLEERPELFPKTPQPRNRKVSMYDLVLALQKALEVKHRRVMREPSGRLDIPEKKMDIVTLINNIYEKLKALITWKKSASVRFSELLPSEKKEDKVFTFIPLLHLANQQKIDLLQKSHFGEIEVALYSAKLHQEMEKEFEEERARHEKERAPRRPRVKAPEQAKSAM